The DNA window TTATCCCGGAATCACTTTGCAGAAGTGGCAAGAAAATACCAGAAATAATCTGGTTGCTATTGACCGCTCTGGGTTCCCCATCCACTATTTTATAAACTCAAACACTTTTCCAGATCTGCCACAGCCTACTGTTGGCAAAGTGGCTCGTACAGTGAGTATGGCAATAGATCGCTACTACAAGGTCAACACGCGCCCTGGTTGTGTGGACATTGGTTCCAAGAACTTCAACTTTCAGGCCAATGTTGATGATGATTCATGCGAGGGTCCAGCCACCAACCTTAGTTTTGGAGGAGTTTACCAACAGTGTACAAAACTTACCGATGACGCAGATCCACTTTGCGAAACCCTTGCCCAGAAAAACATTGCAACAGGTGATTACTCCTGTCGCTCACCTTACTCCCCAACTTTATTACGATCAGAAGTGAGACAGCAGGGTTACACAGAAAATTACTGCTATGATGTTAGCTATGGATGTGGATTCCTGTGGTTGCGCACTTGTCATCggaaaaactgtcaaaatcTCTATCGTGTTCGCTCTGCTCGAATAAATACATACTGGTGCTCTGTCAATGGAAAAGCTCAAGAAAACTCGGGGTATCTGTTCGGAGGGATCTACGGCACCTCTTTCGAGAACCCCATCACCAAGTCCAAAAGCTGCCCTGCAAACTTCATTCCAGTGAAGTTTCTATCAGATGGCCAAATGATCTGTGTGAGTGACGACTATGAGACCGGCTCCAGATACGCCGTCCCATTTGGAGGTCTCTTCAGCTGTCAGTCTGGTAACCCACTGGCTAAAAACCAACGTAGATGCCCTCCCAAATTCAGCCAACACCTCGCCACGGTTAGCGATGGCTGTGAAATTCTTTACTGCGTCCAGTCTGGACTGTTTACAGGGGGTGACCTGAAACCAATCATCCTCCCTCCTTTTACTAAATCTCCTCTTGTGAGCATGCAAGCCACCAACACAGTTATGGTGATGACAGAAGGACAACAGAGCTGGGTCAGGGTGGGGCCCACTAAATCATGGAAACTTGTCAAACCTGAGGAAATGTCAGACCTTATTCGAAAGTTCAACCCAGAAATGAATCAGATGTCAAGTGGGGAAAAGGCAGGAGTGGCGTTTGGAGTGATGGGTTTGATAGCGTTTGTGGTCATAGTGGCAGTGATTCTTAGAAGAAGGAGGAGGTACTCTCAGTTTAGGTCAGGATATCAGAAAATAACCGACGAGCCAGAGAGGGAGACGACCCACGAGGAGACGACCCACGAGGAGACGACCCACGAGGAGGCGTAAAAATGGCTTTAGATCGGGTGATTTTccttaaaacaatttttcatgaatttaaagatttattttgtgaaagagaatatatatttttgcaaataaaactttgcattATGAATTGTGAAACTTAAAAGAgaactgtatttgttttgtaatataCAGCGCACACTGATGAAAGCAAAACTGACTTTCAAACTCTCACTGCTGCACATGTCAAAAAGCACATTTACTGtatagtattattattatactttGCATGCTTTGATGCTGTGTTTagttagatttttctttgttaaaagcTCATAAAGATTATTAAAACAACTCAGGTCCACTTTGACTTGTGCCATATGTAAACCAGCTTAAGAGCTTACTTTTTGTATGCTGCCAGTAAGACGACTACACTCTTAATGTATGCTTGCTTATTTGACAgcgataataaaaaaataaaactagtaaatgtgggtgtgtgtttcaTGTTGTACTCATGAATGTTAAGTATCTGATCcaataaaatctttataaaaCATCCGCAACGACGAGACGCCACATCAAACCCAATGGAGAAGCTGCttctgagtaactgatcatattGAGTTAATATCTGAGTTAATCAGaagcatgttttgtttaaagtttaaaacttattttaaaacaaagtcataCAATAAAGAGTCTCTCACTTCCTCTAATGATTTGATTTAGAGAGGAGGTGCACTGTTTTATTGTGtacagaacatttttcaaagcttCAAGGCTGTGTGGAGTAACATCTAGTGCAGCGGACCTATAATTTGACCCTGGCTCAAGGTCAAAGCGTATTTATTTCAGTCTCACATGTGCATGTGTTCCGAAACTGCTTTGAATAAGACACAACATTCAGCAGCGaggcttctgtttatttttatatctttaaaagtATGTAACACCCTACAACTTAAGCCTTGCAAGCAACATACACACTCCTCTCTCAAAACCAAACAGACATTGTTCTCATCGTTCATGACTTCAAgaagaaaacccacacacaTTCCACTGACATCCGCAAACAGAcgtgtttgggtttttttcttcccctgtGCACAACCAGGGCAGCTCAGAggtttaaacaaacacatatCCAGTCCAACAGACACAAAACTACATAGCCTACGGTGTACACACATGGCAGCGTCtacacactcagacacacattTCCCGGAAAGTCCTTAAATCGGTGTTGGTCTCCTATGCTGTAACAACACAAAATCTCTTCCATCCCCCACACATCCACATGCCAGCACAAATACTGCACACGGTTGGCTGGGATTTAGAGAACTGGGTCTTGAGCATGAAAACAAACCTACTCATGCAGAGGAAATGTGTAATTCTGCAGGGAAAGAGAGACAGGAAAATAAGGATGGGCAAGGGAGAGCTTTGGATAGACAGTTCAAACATTTGGAAACTCCCTCCTTTTCAATATGCAGAGGACAGAGTGAAGACTGAACTCAGCAGGCTTCCAGTACAGCCTGCCAGAGACGCCacagctctctgcagctgccACTTCAGGATTTTAGTATCTCTGTACTTCATCATTTGATCAAATGTACCATGAGTGGAAAGCTTAAAGAAGAAAACCCGAAGTAGTAGTTTATTCCAAAGAGAAAGTCACCACCGgtgctaaagaagaaaaatatctgtaggaacaaaaaaggaaaaacaagtcAGTAAGAGGTGAGTGTGCATGATTTCTGTGTAACATCCGAGACAGGATTACTGCAGTTTACAACAGGCTTCTGTGATACCAGGGATTTAAAGCTCatctaaaactaaaatcaagcaaattctTCTAGTCTCTCCTTGTAACATAGTGTTTTTAACAGCAAATATGTGTCTCTTTGGCCTCTTTGTGTTCTGTCACGTTTAGGTAACCATGCAAGCAGGAGGAAACCAGCAGAGAAACTTTGTCCTGTTTGTGTTGAGACTGTCAGTTACTTTGGAAGTCTGCAGGGTCCTGGGTTGTCGGATTGGCACCGGACCAGAGTGTGAGAAGGCTCCTTTTGTCCCGGGCCACAACCTGGCAGGGGAGGGTTTTGATGTGGTGCGGCTGCGTCGCACAGGGGCGTACGTCATCAATGTCAAAGCTCATCTGGATGACAACCGTACCTGCACACTGTGTCCAAACAGGTTCCAAGGCGGGCAGGTGATATCTGTAAAATCTGCAGCTTGAGCTTCTGTTTCCACTCCTCTCAAAATGACTTCActtcaacagaaatatttagttttttccctcAGTCTGACCAGATCGTTTGTTTCTCCACCTTCCACTTTGCTTAGATTCAGAGACTCCCAGCTGCAGTGTTGGACTGGCGTCTCTTCAGCCGCTGCAGTAAGCAGCTGTCTAGTGCACTCCACCATTCTGTGGACTCCCTGCTGCGTAGCTCCAACTCGCTGGTGAACAACAACTGGGGTTTGGGTTTGAGCCTGGAGAAAATAGGCCAGGCGGTGCTGGGAGGAAGCCGCTCAGATTTGGCCAAGTTTGCGCGCTCGCAGCACAGTGTGGACAAAGCTACGTTTGCCATGCATGAAATCAGTTGTTCCTATTACAGGTAATAAAAATTAGGATTACTTTGGCTGAATGCAGTGCATTGTTTCTTACAAAAATAAGCTTAATTGCTCTATCAAAACTGGAAATATAGGTCATATCAGTCATTCAGTATAACAGgctaattttattaattcattgtTTAGGTAAAACTATGAAGGTTAAACAATAAATTTGGTCTAAAGCACCAATCAGTTATGGTTTCTGTGCTGGTGAGGGCCACCATACAAAAAGGATTTACCATTATGTCTTTAGTAAAGGGGCCAGGGTCAGTTTTACAGGGGCACTGCAAGGTTTGGCCCCGTCTACAATCACCCATTCTCCAAAACCTTCTTAATTAGTAACGTAGAGTGAATTaatgtcatttcattttctaacctttatttaaacatacaCCAAATAAGTAGAATATGCCAGGAATGGACAGAAGGTTGCactaatgtatatttttagataaaaatctgtcttaataatgaataaatctgTCTCCAATTTGCATAAtctacataaaatgtatttgaaaatgtgttcctTACTGTCCTATTGAAGGAAATTGATCACAAATATAAAGTGGaagaatttaaaatttgtaGTTCTCAGATTATTTGGCATCAAAATAATTCAACACAATCCATAAGGAATTAAGAAATAACATTATCAACACACTGTGGTAATTCCCCCAATaatttaagtaaaaagaaacactAACCACTCTTTATAAAAAGTTACTGAAATCTCAGAATTTAGACGGAAGATGTTCcacttttgtgtttgtgttcctACATCTATTCTAATCAAAAAGGGGAGAGGAAGTGGAAAAAGGAACTGGGAAAGTTTCAGACACATTTtatctggaaacatttcacaCCAGAAAAGCCACAAGAGGACAGGAACAGAGTGCCCTTGTTTTGCTTCCCCTTCGACTTTTTTCCGGTGCCTATATTTGGTCATGATATCAAACTGTTTGGTGGGTCGTGGAACTGATTAGAGAGGTGTTTCTCCCACACTCAGATGtctgacagattatttaaacAGTACATCCCTTATCTCACCCAAAACTTTATTCAAACTGGAAAACTGTCTTTTCaggaaaaacttggaaaaactaATAGTTATGAAGATGGGCAGTTTGAAAAATTGTTACTATTATTTTTGCAGACTACTTTAACATTGTGactaaaaacatacttttgtccTGTGTCTCTATCGTCCCTAAAAGGTTCAAGCATGTAGTCATTGTATAGAATAAAGAAACAGTGTGATAAAGGTTTGAGTAGATATTTAAGGTTAATTAGTCACATTATATTAAAAGATTTCTGCATTTACAAAGTAAGGTCATTTATTTGGGAGATACTTTGACATattgtcagaaatgtaaaaatatgcttcttattaaagttgaaaatatcATTTCAAGGCTatgaaaactttaacattttgaagttttctggaTGCCATCGGCATGGCATAACAGATTGTTTTGACCAAATCCATGGTCTCACAAGGACATTATGAAAGGACACCGACTGTTTTGTCTACTACAAGAATATTACCAACAACCAGAGAGTAAAATGCACTTTAAACTGCATTGCATAATTCACTACATTTTGCTGAGAAAACAATATGCTAGATGTGTTATaagtatttcagttttattttaaactgccATCTAGAAAATAtcccaaaatatttttagtaaagctaagaaaagacaaagtgtttACTAACAGGCTCTCACATAATTAATACAAGCCTGCAAACTTTCTTTGTTGCAGAAAGATGAACATTATGTTGGTGATTGTCTTACAGCCGTCTGTTTTTGCAGCTATAGGCTGGCCGATCATCCCCACCTGAGCTCGGAGTTCACAAAGCATCTGAGGAGACTCCCACAGAGCTTAAGCACAATCCAGAACAAAGCCTTGTACAGACGCCTCA is part of the Poecilia reticulata strain Guanapo linkage group LG9, Guppy_female_1.0+MT, whole genome shotgun sequence genome and encodes:
- the mpeg1.1 gene encoding macrophage expressed 1, tandem duplicate 1, with protein sequence MKSALTLVAALTFFQICRSGPVSRPTNWLRQCRASTNISLTAMEVLPGGGWDNLRNLDMGRVMNLSYFQCQTTEDGLYLIPDEVFVIPQKETGVETNSEIISSWLEQKSTTSNSINADVSFFSVLNGKFSSETTRMKSHQVKDSSTTARVQVRNFIYTVKAYPDFTLDSRFAQQVKDIADAIANNQTRNADYLSEKMVLDYGTHVITTVDAGASLVQEDYLRSSYVSDSSSDTSTIKAQAGLNFFDKVKFDISSQSSQQSSSLNTYQSNIQYSLIQSHGGIPFYPGITLQKWQENTRNNLVAIDRSGFPIHYFINSNTFPDLPQPTVGKVARTVSMAIDRYYKVNTRPGCVDIGSKNFNFQANVDDDSCEGPATNLSFGGVYQQCTKLTDDADPLCETLAQKNIATGDYSCRSPYSPTLLRSEVRQQGYTENYCYDVSYGCGFLWLRTCHRKNCQNLYRVRSARINTYWCSVNGKAQENSGYLFGGIYGTSFENPITKSKSCPANFIPVKFLSDGQMICVSDDYETGSRYAVPFGGLFSCQSGNPLAKNQRRCPPKFSQHLATVSDGCEILYCVQSGLFTGGDLKPIILPPFTKSPLVSMQATNTVMVMTEGQQSWVRVGPTKSWKLVKPEEMSDLIRKFNPEMNQMSSGEKAGVAFGVMGLIAFVVIVAVILRRRRRYSQFRSGYQKITDEPERETTHEETTHEETTHEEA